CTGAACCATCAACAACGGCAACATCATAAACGATATTGACTTCCAAATTCCATGCGATAAATGCCCATAAATTAAATATGACCACTATAATAATTAGTAAatctattttttgttgttggatGAAACCGGCCACGGAATACCGATATCGAAGAAACCTCTTAACCAGGTTAACATGATTCACTTATCAAATCGGCATGATTAAATCTAAATAATGTGTAATATTTCGCGCACTTGGCCCATCttgttatgtaggcctacacggctATATTCTAGGTGTATGTTTATGAAATCATTTATTATGCTTTTGTTGTTATTACAGATGGGAGAGTACGCGGTGGTTATTTTCGTGGACGAATCTACCGTTGATGTGATATCTTCATTGTGGATTGAAGGAGGAGGAAGACATGAAGAAGGAGAGGCAAGTTAGTTATAACAATAATTTGTGATAATACGGATTTATAATTTCAGCGACATTTTCAATGCGGATTCTTCAAACCGGTCAAATATCGTTGAGCTGATAACGACAAAGAGAAAGGGAAACAGTTAAAATATAGTGCCGTAGACCCTTGTACAAatttctctaatttttttcttattttttttaattatatacaGGAGAATTATTGCTACTGGCCAACCCACAACCCAGCTTACAAGGCAAGAAAGCACGACATTCCTGATGAGGAGCGGTGGGGCAGATGCAAGATCAGGGTGATTAAACTGACCAGTAAGTTAAACATCGATAGATCGTGAAAGAATCTCTACTTTTTAATATGATATACCACTtgtattattaaattaaattaaattaaattattaaattggtATTATTTTCCGACGTCTTATATATAGCAAGCATGTCTTTCTGCCGTAGACAAATTAATCGTTAGTCCGAAGTTCAAAAAAGGTCTTAAATCTAACCTGAAACCTGAAATCAGAACAAATTGCACTATATTTTGCTCAACATTATTTGTTCAATACTTTTACGCCTTTTAGGCCTTAATATTATACATATATGAAGAAAAGTACGAGTGGTCCTATTGTCCTATGCTGTCTTGTATGTGATGATCTTTTTTCATACACAGAAGATTATATGAAAGCAAAGAATTGTGCGAGGAAGGCGGAGGAAACTTCAAATCTGGAAACAGACGATGAAGGCACGATGCAACGAAAAAACGCCGTCCTGCCAAACTTGATTCAGGCAGTGATGCTGGCGCTGATGGTGAGGAAACTGATCATAGTGAAGACATTTAAAGCAAATCTAATAGTAACGAATCATAAATTTGTATATTTGGAAAGGGTCAGCTAGGGCTGTTTCTTTGAAAATTATGGCATGGGCCAGGCCGGGGCCCAGACTCTTATTATAACATATTTGTAACGTGAATGCTTCTTATAACATGTTTGCAATTTCCAGATCATTGAAGAAGGAAAAGCTAACCGCACGGTATATCCGAGTATCTGATATAATCACCATTGTAAATATGTTCATGTTTGTTTATATATAGATAGTGACTCCGAGCCAGATACCACCAAGCAAAAACTACGTCGTAGTCCAAGAAAACAGTCCATGCAGAAAGTGAGCCTACCCAAACCCCCTCAAGTACATGTAGGTCTACCACGATCCAGGgatccaactccatcccccaaaCCAGTCTCCAAATCCTCCAACCTGCCAACAACTCCTCGTCACCACGATCCTCAGCTGGCTTCAACAAGCACTATGAGATCAACACCAACCACTCCAGGTTTTCGGAGAGTGACTACTTCAGAGTGTAAGtctattttacatttattttaagtTTTCTCCATCAAAATAACCCCCCTCATTGCTTTTTTTGAGCTACTCATATTGCTTCAATGAGCTAGCCATTAAAAGTGAAAATAATAGCATGATAACAGGCCTCACGAAGTAGATTTGATCGATACTTCTGTAAAAacagaacataattattatatagtgTTATATACACAATTCTCATTATTCTTCCTCTTCGTAGTTTTCCTCCTCTTCTAGCTATATAGGGGCAtatgttaattttaattaattgaatgttaatatttttatgttaatattgttatattttgttgCATTATATTTTTGCAGCTAGTTTCCAAGTCAGTGTGCTTCTGAAACTACAGAAACTTGAGGAAGCACAGGACGAACAACTTACATTGTTGCGCACCCTTATTAACAGGCAGCCAGAGAGAGGTGAGGCACACGAGGCAGAGGAAGATCCTCTTGAAAAACCGTTGCAAACGGTAGAGGAGTTTAAGGATGTTTCCGAAAGACTTGAGACACAACTATTCCGGAAGAAAATGGTAAGTTCGTTGTGAAAAAAGTATATAGGTGTCGTTCAGGCCAATACTTTTCACGttataaatatgtataatatTCAGGAAATGAATGTTATGCTATTTTCCATATAATGTAAATTTATTATCTTTCCCTATATTTATATAGAGTATTATTAATTGCAAGTGGAAGTTAGCCTGCTGTACTTAAATATTGCTTTAGAAGTATGAAAGTGCACAATCTAACATGTATCCGCCATTTGTCGCGGATGAACAGGCCAATATTGCTGCAAGTAACACAAAATAGAGCTACATACataaattttacattatttttccaaaatgagacaataattataatcatgatcatttataaataggccataattcaaaatatgtttgacatATTGCACTTGCAATGAAAATCACAGTAACTTTATTCAGTTGTGGGCCAAAGTATCACAAGATACTGAACCATCAACAACGGCAACATCGTAAACGATATTGACTTCCAAATTCCATGCgataatgcattaaaaatatttagcttTGATTCACATGTCTTTATTCCAGATACGACACCTCAGTCTTGTTGGAGGACATGATCTCAACGAAACCATCAGGAGGGTGATGAGGAAGCTGGGAACGAACAATTTGTGGTCCTCCTACAGTGTATTAGGGAGAAAGGGCAAGCTGAGCATTAAAGATAGCCCTTTCTACAAAGTTATCGTCAGTAAGTTTCATAAGCCCAAGATATAATCTATGATTAACATAATATGTCAAATCATGTAGGCCTTCCCTTTTATTTCACAGTATGTTTCCAAACATTGGGTGAGAAAACAGATCCATAAGCTTCCATAGAGCTAAGATCGGCTAAGCCTAAAACAGaatgcatataatttgtcatgctgTCTGAACCAATCATAGTGGGTGTAATATACTCATATTCTGtgattataaaattaaaatatggatATTTAAATCGGACCCTAAATCGGACGTCTGTTTCCAAttagttttttgttattttagattatattgtatactttattcataaacttatcaaataaaaaatatttcccctAAGACCACAGACCGCACGTATGGTAACACGTCGACATGTAGGCTTTTGGGAAATCCTAATATTGAGATACAGACCGTTTATTTTGATAAAGGAGTTTAATTTAATACTGAACTCATATCATTTCCACCTTTCTATAGAAGCTTGCATGAAGAATCATCCTCAAGCTAAGGAGGTTGAGATAGAGAAGGGACTTGGAGATTATCTGAAAAGAACACCAAATCTTCCAGGTGGCAGAAAGTATAAAGTAAGTTGAAATATCATTGCTGAAatgccaaattcatttatttaattcatgtaggcctaaaacaatGTCTAGGGGTTATAATATAAGCACTCATTCTAGACACCACCTTGTCCTctatttgtaaacacgtttaaatgctaaacatgtttatgaATTAAATATgtcttgtgtttagatattaaacatatgatgttttgaaatttgacattggtgtttaggttttaaacgtatttacaaattgaggacaaaaaaaagtgttcaatctctagacactgtttttgcagtgtatatacTATATGTTTCTGTATCTGAATATCAAAAAGTgcataaatgtgaccgtacagcacgaatgagccgtaaatgtcctcaattgtattctgagttacagtgtaaaatgggcatgaaggtcgtattcataggtacctcaatttggtgctacgtgtacctcatttaatgagatacacgtagcaccaaattgaaatacctatgaatatgaccttcatgccccttttacactgtaactcagaatacaattgaggacatttacggctcattcgtgcatACGGTCACAAATATTGTTCgttgaatgtaaaatgaaaaaatatcgcatatcgcacagcttattttcttaaaataatgtttaaaaaaaataataaagcatagcacaaagctattttaccaaatgtatctgagacatacttttttggccttacatttCACATACCTATACGTGATGTTTCTTTCTCTATGgggcatttttgtttattttcacttcTCTTAGGTTTTTAGGGGCACCatgccccctccccacacacacgcaTTATGATTTCGTTATGGTTTATACAGAACTTGAAAATTACTCAGAATTAATGATACTGATAATATAAATAAGTTGTCTGGATATCTAAGGGTGACCATAACCTGATAGAATTTTTTTATTCATAGAATttcttatatatattttgtcaggGCTGCTATTTTAGTGAGCTGATATATTTAAGGGGAATCGGGTTTCagttcaatttaaaaaatgatgTTTCCCAAAATGATGATCATGCTTATAAATAGATTGCTTTCCATTTTATCATCTATAGAAAGCTGGGAATGTGGATGTAGCGGTACCTGTAGGGGAATTGGAGGATGATGAGCGCGGCGAAAATGAACGTGTCCCCCAACAGGAACAGGAAGAACAAGACTAGGGGACACATTGAAACTGAAGACCACAGACACTGTACTGGTAAACATGCTAGTTTTATACAACATTGTCGGACAAGGTGCTCACTGTCTATTGAAGTATATATATTCCATAAATATAaggtttaagtttaaaataactgtgattatatatcagacttttattttaaaacatttctcatgtcttaagcatgttaagatgtttttgtttctgtACTTATAGCTTTTAACTTTTCCTATccgatatacgctggcgaagtgacgtcctaatcggattaactaccatagcaatagatgaatacaatttttgaatatatcgctctgcactacagcaggttgcactcatcacctgtcttcaatcatataatagattgaatacaataccgctctttttaacagactaatcttacaggtgcaagtgattagcatttctttgacatatatggttcaatgcatcggtaccgcatggacGTTGTAAGCCTACTACGggggatacagtcaacattttattcatctattgctatggtagttaactacgtcacttcaccAGTGTATAATCACACTAGTATTCGCTGAGTGCGTTTCCACAATCGCTGATTATTAagtttttgaagtatggcgggcacaaagggagtactttgatttgggtaatcttttgtacatgctgaaagaaagcatacacaGGATTACCCAAATAAAAGTACACCATCTCCATTTGTGCCCGTCATACTTCAAAAAGCCTTATTGTTGCAGCGTCGAGGTCCGTTCAAACTACGCCGCAATGCAGTGCGATGCGgtaccgatatatcgattactttttgcctcaactcaacgctactcgtcgcatttccaagttaaaatgtattgaacTTCATTTATTGAAGTATTCTGCAGTGCGGCACCGCACCGCACCGCAATTGCGGCGTAATATGAACGGCCCTTTGGTCAAAGTTGCATTAAAGGCCATGTATGGCTTGCGACTTGACGCTCGAGGG
Above is a genomic segment from Amphiura filiformis chromosome 17, Afil_fr2py, whole genome shotgun sequence containing:
- the LOC140137126 gene encoding uncharacterized protein encodes the protein MQKVSLPKPPQVHVGLPRSRDPTPSPKPVSKSSNLPTTPRHHDPQLASTSTMRSTPTTPGFRRVTTSESSFQVSVLLKLQKLEEAQDEQLTLLRTLINRQPERGEAHEAEEDPLEKPLQTVEEFKDVSERLETQLFRKKMIRHLSLVGGHDLNETIRRVMRKLGTNNLWSSYSVLGRKGKLSIKDSPFYKVIVKACMKNHPQAKEVEIEKGLGDYLKRTPNLPGGRKYKKAGNVDVAVPVGELEDDERGENERVPQQEQEEQD